The Camelina sativa cultivar DH55 chromosome 14, Cs, whole genome shotgun sequence genome includes a window with the following:
- the LOC104743136 gene encoding pentatricopeptide repeat-containing protein At1g03560, mitochondrial-like: MRRFYRKHFCVALLNRPQSSSQSLCLYKNDGLLLGDDSNCSGRSVRWVFNSSSSLPPPEWVEPFNDVSDLVKSNRNLQPSPWVSQILNLLDGSDSMESNLDGFCRKFLIKLSPSFVSFVLKSDEIQEKPSVAWRFFGWAGKQKKYTHNLECYVSLVDVLALAKDLDRIRSLCCEIRKFEFPMTVAAANDLIKSFGKLGMVEELLWVWRKMKENGIEPTLYTYNFLMNGLVSSMFVDSAERVFEVMESGRIKPDVVTYNTMIKGYCKAGQTQKALEKLRDMETRGLEADKITYMTVIQACYADSDFGSCVALYQEMDEKGIQVPPHAFSLVIGGLCKEGKLNEGYAVFESMIRKGSKPNVAIYTVLIDGYAKSGSVEDAIRLLHRMIDEGFEPDVVTYSVVVNGLCKNGRVEEALDYFQTCRFNGLAINSMFYSILIDGLGKAGRIDEAERLFEEMSEKGCTRDSYCYNALIDAFTKHGKVDDAITLFKRMEEEEGCDQTVYTYTILISGMMIDKGITPTAACFRALSTGLCLSGKVARACKILDELAPMGVILDAACEDMINTLCKAGRIKEACKLADGITERGREVPGRIRTVMINALRKVGKADLAMKLMHSKIGIGYERMGSVKRRVKFRTLLDDDTF, encoded by the exons ATGCGAAGATTTTACCGGAAGCACTTTTGTGTAGCTCTTCTGAATCGTCCGCAGTCTTCTTCACAATCTCTCTGTCTTTACAAAAATGACGGCTTGTTGTTGGGTGATGATTCAAATTGCTCAGGGAGAAGTGTTAGGTGGGTGTTCAATAGCAGCAGCTCACTTCCTCCTCCCGAATGGGTAGAACCCTTTAACGATGTCTCCGATTTGGTGAAATCGAATCGAAATCTCCAGCCATCTCCATGGGTAAGCCAAATTCTCAACCTTTTAGATGGCTCAGATTCCATGGAATCGAATCTAGACGGTTTCTGCCGAAAGTTCCTTATCAAACTATCGCCCAGTTTTGTTTCGTTTGTGTTGAAGTCCGATGAGATTCAAGAGAAACCAAGTGTTGCTTGGAGATTCTTCGGTTGGGCGGGTAAGCAGAAGAAGTATACGCATAACCTCGAGTGTTATGTCTCCTTGGTTGATGTATTAGCTCTGGCAAAAGATTTGGATAGAATTAGGTCTCTCTGTTGTGAAATCAGGAAGTTTGAGTTTCCTATGACTGTTGCTGCGGCAAATGATCTGATTAAGAGTTTTGGGAAGCTTGGAATGGTTGAGGAGTTGTTGTGGGTTTGGCGCAAAATGAAAGAGAATGGGATTGAGCCAACTTTGTATACTTATAACTTTTTGATGAATGGATTAGTGAGCTCGATGTTTGTTGATTCTGCAGAGCGCGTTTTTGAGGTTATGGAAAGTGGGCGGATCAAACCAGATGTTGTGACTTATAACACGATGATCAAGGGTTATTGTAAAGCAGGGCAGACACAGAAAGCTTTGGAGAAGCTTAGAGATATGGAGACGAGAGGCCTTGAGGCTGATAAGATTACGTATATGACAGTGATCCAGGCTTGTTATGCAGATAGTGACTTTGGTTCTTGTGTGGCTTTGTATCAAGAGATGGATGAGAAGGGAATTCAAGTCCCGCCTCATGCGTTTAGCTTGGTGATTGGTGGACTTTGTAAGGAAGGGAAATTGAATGAAGGGTATGCTGTTTTCGAGAGTATGATCCGTAAAGGGTCTAAACCAAATGTAGCTATATACACGGTTTTGATTGATGGTTATGCGAAAAGTGGAAGTGTTGAAGACGCGATAAGGCTTTTACATAGAATGATAGACGAAGGGTTTGAACCGGACGTGGTGACTTATTCCGTTGTTGTTAATGGTTTGTGTAAAAACGGGAGAGTGGAAGAGGCGTTGGACTATTTCCAGACTTGCCGGTTTAATGGATTGGCTATCAATTCAATGTTTTATTCTATTCTTATTGACGGTTTAGGAAAAGCTGGTCGAATAGATGAAGCTGAGAGGCTTTTTGAAGAAATGTCTGAAAAAGGATGCACAAGGGATTCATACTGTTACAATGCTCTGATCGACGCGTTTACAAAGCATGGGAAAGTGGATGACGCGATAACGCTGTTTAAGagaatggaggaagaagaaggttgtgaTCAAACGGTTTATACATACACAATACTCATATCGGGAAT GATGATAGATAAAGGGATAACACCAACGGCAGCTTGCTTCAGGGCGTTATCGACTGGTCTTTGTCTGTCGGGAAAAGTGGCGAGAGCGTGTAAGATTCTGGATGAGTTAGCTCCAATGGGTGTGATACTTGATGCAGCGTGTGAAGATATGATCAATACACTGTGTAAAGCTGGTAGGATAAAGGAAGCATGTAAATTGGCAGATGGGATaacagagagaggaagagaagtgccagggaggatcaggacagtgatgatcaatgCATTGAGGAAAGTGGGGAAAGCAGATTTAGCAATGAAGCTAATGCATAGCAAAATAGGGATTGGTTATGAGAGAATGGGTAGTGTGAAAAGGCGTGTCAAGTTTAGGACTTTGCTTGATGATGATACTTTTTGA